The DNA segment agaggtacagtcacgtgtgtgtgttctcaccagtGTGCGGGGCAGTTCATGGGTTTCAGAGCATAGGTCTGTGTGTTTTCTGACGTCACAGTGAACATGTTCTCACTATAGTGCTCCCAGTGCCCTGAGCGCTCCCACAATGCAGTGCTGTACAGGGTAGGGGTCACAACCTCACTGAAGCCCCGCCTCCGATACTCACTCTAGCAGATGGcagaagggaggtgagggaggaggagggggagagtgttATTTTGGGTAATGTAGAGTTCAGACAGTGAATAAGCAGTAATTGAGGAGTTGTTAGTATAATATCCTGACTACTGATGAGAATACTGCTGTGTTGAGGATGCAGTtagacctgagtgtgtgtgtgtcagtacctTTATGAAGTCGGTGAGTGTGTTGTAGATGTGGGCTCCTTTAGGCAGGAAGAAACAGCTTCCAGGGCTGACCTCGTTAAAGAAGAACAACTCCTGATCCTGAGGGAGGAACAAAgacaacatctctctctctcccctccctccccacgtccctcccccctcccctccccccccctcccctcctccccctccctgacgTCCCTCCCTGacgtccctcccccctccccacgtcCCTCTCGCGGGCCGCACCGTTCCAATGCGGCGGTGGTCTCTCTTCCgcgcctcttcctgttccttctCCCACCGTTCGCGCTCCTTCGCTCCTGGGAAGGCCACGCCCATGAGTCGCATCACGCCTGTGACCCCCGCCATCGTCACAGGAGACAcctggacaggggagagagagaggtggagggagagagatggagagattggCAACATCAGAAAGAAGCAAcggggggggtgaagagacggaggaaaaagagagagaattgaaaacggggggaggagatggagagagagagagagagagagagagagagagagagagagagagagagagagagagagaggatgagaaaggggcagcagctgatgtgtgtgtttccagcgcCCTGTGTTTACAAGTGATCAGAGCAGGAAGCTGGGCCAGTGACAAAAACAACATCCTGCACCAGCTGCCGTTTCCATGGAAGCCCAGTCCGCCCAGCACCAGAGCAGTACGGAAACCCCAGACTGTCCCAGTATCAGACAGGGAGGATATTCCATCCTGCCCTCCAGTCCAGTGGTCatcacaggggagaggagagggggggttgagCACACAAGCCTGTGTGCATTGGGTCTTCGCCACAGCCCCAGTTGTGGGTTTATTGTAGTTGGGACTGAACTGCCAGTTCCATGTTTGTTTACCATGTCTGACTGCCAAAGCACAATGTGCAGAGCCCCGACAGTAGAACAGACAACAAAGATAAACAATGTCTACATTCCAGGGAATAAACAAACAGTACTGCTAAGCACAGCTGGCAACAATGAATAGAATAGTTTACTAATCTAAGGTGGACTGCGATTAGCATCCAATGGAGTTCTACATCATTAGAGaaggagacaaacacacacacctggagcatCTTGAAGGCCTTGatcaggcctgtgtgtgggaggagaggaccaCTGCACACTCCTATGCTGTCTCCATACctaacacacaaaacaacacatgGGACTGAGTGAGTGTTTTATTAGAGAAGTGAAGTCTTGAAAGAGGAGcaactgtgtgcatgtgtgtgtgtgtgtgcgtgtgtcacacaCCTGTAAACTGGGATGGTAGAACCTACAGTCTGCTCGTCGATCAGCTGGAGTCTTAACTTACAGTCCTAAAAACCAGAAAACAGTATTTAGACACCGTcaaacacgcacagacacaatacacatcaTCGAAGCCTGTACAATTCTATTTAGGAGTAAACACCCAGTCAAATGATAGTGTTTCACAGACACACCTTCCACCTCACATTCCTCCATGGTGAGTAATATCAAAAGATAATTACCAATGTCAACATGTTTAAACACTCAATTAGACACGCGGCAACAAGCACAGTGTTACAGAATACAGTCTAGCGcgtcatcactggcactgcattcCACTATCAACACAGATGTCGCTTCACCCAAATATTCAATAGataaaataacaaaataatCACAAAATAAAGAAGGGCAGGGTGGTGTGCACTATAGAGCAAACCCTGTGTTTTATTAGAATCGGTCAAAAGCCAGCGTCATCGCACACAACCAGAGAtgaatgacctctgacctggaagAGTTCTTTGGCTTCCTGCACGCTCAGCTCCAGtctggagagaggaagtggaagCGCGGCGGCTTGCCGGCATCTCTGCTCCACCTCAGTGAGACACAGGGCACTGGGGGAAGGGTCGCAGGACAGGGCAAGAGGCAGGTCATCGACAGGTCAGGGTGGAAGCTGTAAACAGTCCTTCACTCACCTCTGACCCCTTTATGCAGATTAAAGAGGAGTGGCTTCACTGGGTTAAGGTGACATGCTGTATGCTGACTGGACCCTCACACTGTGAGATTTACTGCTTTCCCAGAGCCCTGCCTTATCCAGGAGTGTCTCTCACCTGTTCTCCAGCCTGTGGTCGCAGAAGAGCCCCGTGTCTGACGCTCCTTCCCTGCACAGCTCCGCCCCGAAACtcccctccaacacccctccCAGGACGCACGCCCCTGTCCTCCACagcacctggaggagagagggaaggaacaaGGTTTTCTTCGGGTAAATGAGACCGTTCCTCGGTTTGGTGGAGCGTGAGAAGGTCCCTGAGGGGGCGTACGTGTTTGCCGTCGTCGCTGTCGAAGCCCAGCAGCTGCAGTTCACAGTCGTCCTCCAGGGGGCGCTGCAGTTCCCACAGCTCCCCGTTCACTCTGGACACCAGCGCTCCTGTAAGCCTGTGGGTGAGATGGGAGAGGAAGTTAGCAAGAGGGAACACTCAAAAACCACTGACTCATCACCATCGGCATGAGTaccaatacagtacagtacaattgAATTGAATGTGTTTTTAACATACTAGTTATagtgtattgtattgtatatgtTGATGATTGTAAATTTCGGGGCAATTCAGTTTTTACTTCAAGGCCGAGGTGTTCGTTGTATGGTTTCTTATCAATAAATCATTAACTACTACCACACAGGCCCTATTTCACCCTCCTCAGTGTGAATCTGCCTCCTAACAAGTGACATCTGACAACGGCCTCACTCAGGAGTATCGAAAGgtaaaaagaataaaaagattGGTGATGACAAAATCCAAACAGAAATGAAAGActctaaaggtgtgtgtgtgtgtgtgtgtgggggggtttagCCTGTATGAGGTCTTCTACATGTTGGAGGTGAGGACATGAGGGTCAGTTACCGTGCGTTCTGGGCGATGAGTAGAGGTGTGGTGAAGCCGGCTGTGGCCTTTGCTGTCCTGCCGTCAGCCAATCGGACGCTGAGGATCTCCTTGTCGCCGAGTGTTCTCCTCTCATCGCCCCGCCTCTCCTGGAGAGACTCAAACAGCCGCACGCGCTCAGACCGGCCGGGGGATTCCtgcaactggggggggggggggggggggggttaagtaaTGAAAAAGGGGGGTGAGTTAGATTCTGAGAACCATAAATAATTatagataaaaatgtaaaacaatccgcatccacacagagagagagactgatgggCAAGCAGAGAAGTTGTGAGACCAGCTAAGTCCATAACCTAAATTCTAATATGGAAGTATATGCCACATCTTTATGGTTATGCTAATACACAGCAATACAGGCACCAAGCCATGTCACACAACCAGTGCATTCTGCAAACAGCCCTGTGTGAGCTTTCAAAACAGTTCATGACATTCATTGACTGACAGGTGTGAAAGAGTAACGCGTTTGACTTAATAATACCAAGGCTAATTGGCACACAGTCCTATTAATACTACACCCCTTTTTGGTTCGCTAGCTACCCTACATATCTAAGCTGCTGTAAGTAACTGTCAAATACTAGTCAAGACTGATTTCATTCCTGTGATCCAGCTTTGTTAACCTTGCAGTGATCCAGCTTTGTTAACCTTGCACACCTTGCTATACCGCCTGTGAAAACGAAGAACCGCACGTAACGTTCGACAGATGGGAAACCGTAATAGCACAGTAACCACCATCCTCAGTCAAGGAATATCTAAAACTCCACGGTCATAACATTTTACAATCGTCCCCAACACTGCATGCGGCCATAACACCGGAAGAGTGATACAAATGAACGAGAAAGTTGATTGGACCGAACAGGAAGGAGGCGGAATCTTGTGACGCAGAGGAAAGTGCTCGTTCACGAGCCTCAGTTAGAATGCGCGCTCACTAATCAGCACATGCGGTGGATGGGCCAGATTCAGACGAGGACGCAAAAGGGACAGCTTGAAATTAACagtaaacaagaaaacaatattATTTTGGTATCATACATAACTAAATATTTACTTCCGCCTACATACCGCTGCTATTATTACATGGTAATACGCAGAATAAGCCCATCCAAATTACTGTAGCTCACTGAAACGGTGCAGCGGCTAAAAATGACTGGTCATACTGGGCAACTGGTGAAGGGCTGACATCGAGCATCTCTCAAGTTGAGGACTAAGCAAGTGAAATAAAACACCAACGTTGGACTCGGAAAAAGCCAACAGCTTTGATATCGTTGTGACGGTCTTTACATTTTTAATAGCCTGTAGCTAAACTACAAAATGCTGAAACGGTCGCTCTAATAGTTGACTATTTTATTGTCCTGTCAAACTGTCTTCGGGTTgtaatttttttctctttcaaacTGTTTACAGTTTTAAATAACGATTAAATTGTGTTGTACCAACTTTTGTCAGTAAAGATACATTCTGACTGCAGTGGCTGTCAACGACTGATGTAACCAAGTTCTATTCTTTTGCAATACTGAGTGCAAATTATTCTTTAAAATGTTGGAATTATTTATGAAGACACAGTTTAAATACAAGTCTTATTTATAGCTATGAAAAATACACGCATTGATCTAAAGCGTGTATAATTACTTAAAACTAATACACGCTATTCTCACCAATAAACGACAAATATGGTCACATTTTAGGGACCTCGCTGGCTGTATGATCATGTGGAAGGTTTTACTAGGGCCAGTTTATATCCACTTGGGGGCGCTACGGCCTGTGTAACTAAAGCGCTTTCAATAGAGGGCTATGAGGAATCTGTTAGCAATATGACCGTCTCTGAAACAGTCGCACTTCAAACATACATACGGTCTAGCCGTGGTGGGGTGCACTGCAACAGTCAAATGCGGTTCCCAGGCACCATATCCTGCACCCTCAGAGATAACGCAACAGACACGAACTCAGTCTTCAGTAGCAAATACAAAATGTAGGGAAAATGTGCTTTTCTTGTGGAAGCGTCTCGATAGCCAGTAAAATCTATTGGCACATTAAGTATAGGGGCCGATATGACAATGTGATTGTTTAGCTAAGAATtacgtgaccgactccggctgttaacatgtaggcctagatGTGCTCAATTTACGCGAAAATTATGGTTTAAAAAAAGATCTACCCTTACACAAACATCTGGGAATCAAGAATATCGCTTTCTGTGCCAATACAGATCTACATATAGGGTGAGCGTGAGATCCAAAAAAGTCACATTCCTGGATTTTTGTGGTGTACCTGCCTTCCTTAACAGTTAGTACCGATCATTGGTAAGACTCATCTACCAGACTATATGATAAAATCCAATAATATAACTAAAGCCACAATATTAACCTACAGGATGAATAACAAATcactgctcccctcctctcaaaTGTGCTTTAACAGCAGTCTTGTTGTTTGATAAACATGTATGATCAGGGGCAAGGACAGGAGATTTGGACCAAATGACAATATCTTCATGTATGTTATACCAAGTGTGTCAAACCCTGAAGTGTGGTAAAGGACTGTCCAACCGTGTTCATGGAGACATCGCCATGTAGGGTTGCGCTCCTACCCCAGTTATGACTAGCATGATTCATCTTGTGATCCCAGCTAAATGATTACAAACAGGCTCACTAGATTAGAGTTGAAGCTAAATCCTCCAGGGAAGATTCTCTCCATGAACAGGGTCGGGCAACactgttctagaacacagagGACAATATGGACGAACGTGACAGTCATTTGTTCTGTCTGGACATCACTGGATGATCTTggcaagaaaaaaacaaaccaaaacaaaagacattgtgaagggtgtgtgttcaCTGTGACTGTGCGAGGTAAAGAGTGTGACTTAACTAAAGAGAAGAAACCTAGAGCACCTGAAAGGACTGGACACTCAAAGATCTGTGATAAAGCATCATTGATGACAACAACAATAATATGCAATGCATCTAATcagtaggagagagaaaaaaaaaaaacatgatacaCTCAATTTCCTCACATCTTAAGCATTTTTCACCCTGGAAGTTTTCCAACAAACTTCTCAGGAACTCAAGAGTACATGACTTATTTACAAACACTTTTCAAATACATCCATCCGTGGGGTCAGTAGCTGTTAACCCTAAGctgcagcagggagggggggggggttggggagggtcATCTACAGAGGGTGGATGATCTGCTACAGCAGAGGGCCATGCACACATCAGACTGGCCAGGCTGGCACTAGTTAGCTGTCACTTGGGAGGAACCAGCGTGAATCACAGGTTACATTGTTGTACAAACTGTAGAAGCAGGTTGGTGGTACTGTAGGACCAATTCAACAAAacactgcacacatacacattgtacTGCGGTCTTCGCATTTCCTAATTTACATTGATTTCCATTCACTTCAATGAAAGCTTGCTGCCTGTCTTCTGGTGGCATGTAGCATCTGAGTGCAGGTGACAGATCAGCATTGTGGGACAGGGGCGGAGAGACCCTCGTCCTAACCATGAACACTTGACATTGACCAAGACTTGTATGAGCATAATGGATGTTCATTGGATTCCTATCAAGTTTGCTAAATGGCGCCGTTTCCATGAGGCAAATACACAGGTGGTTTGTATTAGTTGCCTTTTACATCAATCATGGTATAAGGAGCAAGACAGACTGAAGCATGGGTAGAGTTAAGAAATAAATCGAATAACGAAAAAaggaaaatgaaaacaaaagggTGAATGTGCATGAGCAAAGTATCCAGCCAATCTcgttcctctctgcctgtcaggCAGCAGCAGATATACGTAGAGGCAGCATGTGGAATTGAGTaacttattttttttctttacacTTGACATGAAGTTCACAGCCctccaaaaaagagaaaaatgaaCCAAAGTTCTAAATAACAAAGCAGTGGTGAGAGATCACATGTCAGCATATTCAATTACTCTACttgaaacaaagaaaaaaaaaaaaaactgtgaccAGATGTACAGTTAAGAGTCCATGAATGACAGCGACGTTCTCCAAGAAGGTACCTTCCTCTCGTTGGGTTGAAACTCTGGATTTTATTTAAGTCAATGTACACACAGTGACCCAACTGGAGTCAGCAGGTTGAAAAGTCAAACCTACATACAGGACTCAGCTTTCACTAGGGAGTTTCTTCACAACTCGTTTTCACCTTAATATCTGTACCAACACACCTAAAGTTCACTCAGCAGAGGAAGAACTGTTTTGCAGTTTGAGTCTCAAGCTAGATGAGATGATCATCGTCCTCTTGGGAAAAAAAACGAAAGGTTCTTGAAGCAATAAAACACAAGCGACTCGGTTCAGTCTGCAGATCTTTAAACTTTAGATAATATACATGAAAAATAGACTGAAGAGTGGAAAGTTGTAAATGACGAGGAAGAAGGTTACTATCAACAATATGATACaatctgtgaggtgtgtggtggggaacaGTAAACTGATCGTTCCAATTCAAAACCTCTTAAAGATAATCCAGACCTACTGAGAAGAGAATGATTGAATTAAGAGCGAACACACGCTAAGGGAAGTAAAGAGGTTTGGAACTCAAAACTCTGATAACTACATTACCGCTTATGACTTCAGACCCTTCATAACTCCCAGAccgcccacccacccacccacccacctctctctctctctccccccctcctctcttacactctctctcttactctctctctctctgtctctctctctcacacacacacacacacacacacacacacacacacacacacacacacacacacacacacacacacacacacacacacacacactgtgaatgAGTTTTCACATCTTAcatcagacagaagcagagagaaGAACTGGAATAAAAATAACCACCTGCTGTTTGTTACTGTCTGCTTGTTGTCTTCTTCCGAGTTCATCTCCCTGTTCTCAACTGAacaccctggggggggggggagggagggatgaaggggtggagggggcagacTTGAGTTGGACTGCATGTTTGACAAgcttgtactgtacagtagagtGAAGAGATAAAAGGCTAATTTACATGTAGGTTTGAACATCTATTTACATTGAGCTtaaatggaaggagggaggtgtgtctggggcaggagagggtgaCTAGCTGGGTTCATACCAGGAGGGCTGCACGAGCTCGGCCTCTGATGCCTAGTAAGGTGTGGGCTCTTTTGTCCAGCTTGTAGTGGGAGGGTGACACTTCAGTAGCGAGGGGGCAGGAAGGGTCTTTTGGGGGGATGGAAGGGAGCCCCCTGTCCTCGGCCGAAAGGGGGCCCAGGGCGCTTGCCCCCCCGGAACACGTGGGGGTCATggttggggtgggtgggggggcctCGAGCTCTCAGCAGGGGTCTTTGGCTCATAGGGGCTGGAAGGAtgggggggcgaggggaggggttaggcaGGCGCAGGAGGGAGACCGGAGGGGAGGGGCGGCGGGGGTTTCGGGGCACAGCCGGGGGGCTCGTAGGGGGCCTCTGTagagagggggcctgtgggcggGGAGGGATGGTGTcacctgagggggaggggggaggaggggtggaggaggatgtgggagatggaggagttaTGTTGAGCCCTTCCTTCACTCTTCCtagtaagggaggggggggcccaGGGGCCCCCGGGCGATGCAGGGGGGGAGCATGACGGGGGGTGAAATGCTCTTTAACCGTACCGGAGCGGGGTAGCTTCGGAGGTTCCCCAAGGAGAGATAACATGAGGGGCACGGGCCCACCTTTACCCCCCCGCGGACCCCCAATACCCCCACGATCTGCCCCATCTGgccggctggggggagggaggggcaggggccgGTCTACAGGGACCAGAACTCCACCCACCATGACAGCAGAGGGGGGGCCTGGGAAGTTACGATTGTGAGGCGGGGCTTGGGGcatgggaggtggaggggggcgagggatggggggagggggagagctgaagaagggggagggagggggaggatgctGGTGCAGGTGAGCGGGATGGTTCTGGGGGTTGTCCCCATGGTAACCCATCTGGAACTGGGTGGGGGGTTGACcgagtggggggggaggatggccaaggagggtgtgaggatgaggggggaggaggtgagggggaggcggtgggggcatgggggggcaCGTGTCGGGGGAGGcgttgagaggggggggggcgccgtgagggtgtgagggggaaGGCGGCTCCACGTAACTCCCTTCTTCATACCACATCCCACCCCCGGGACGCCCACCTGCCCCGCCCCCGTGCCGCATGCCTCGACCAATCACGCGGATGCTCTCCACGGTCTGGATGCGCTCCCCGGGCTGCAGACGGTTGGAGTAgttcagtgtgtggatgggggctCCTTCTGTGCAgggggacaccagggtctcTATGCGGTGGTACTGCCCCTCCGCGCCCTCTCGTCCCGGGGACCCACCCTGCCGTCCTCgacccttctcctccctgcgTCCGCCCAGCCCTCCGTCCTCGGAGCCGCTGCTGGCCTTGCGGGAGCCCGCggacgctctcctctccccggaCGCTCGCTCGCCTGCGTGGAACCTCCCCTGGAGGGGATGCCCTTCCTTCTTAGCCTTCAACTCAGCGAGGGACAGAGACGAACTGCCGGACAGCTTCCTGGTCTTCAGCGCTTGCACCTCCTTGGTCTTGGCGGAGCTCTTCCCAGCAGGCACCTTCTTCCCGCCTCCGTAACTCTGTccttgggaggaggaggaggaggagcacagGAAGTTGCCGTCACTGCTGCTTCCTGTGGGGGTGATGACGGCGTCCCAGGGGTCACTGCGGTAGGCTGTGGGTGAAAGGTTGTGACCCCCAGGGTCACCCCCCAGGGTGTCCATGATCTCGTCCTGGGTGGGGGTACCCCCGGTCTCGTCTCTCACGGGGGTCccgtccaccccctccccccccaagaGGGGGCTCCcgtcccccagccccaggctgAAGCCAGGGTTCCCCTGGAGGAAGCTGTTGATCTTAGACTCTAAACTGGGGGGAGAGACGCAGGCAgcaggggcggaggggggaggggggggcggactacactctctctctttctcccagtcCCTCGTTCGCCCCGTCTCTCGTTTCAGGCTGTTCCCCAGGGGGGGTTTAGAAGTGGGTGGAGCCTTCGCTGAAGAGGATTCTGGGGaagagcgggaggggggggcggaggaggagggggggtttccAGTGACACTTTGAAGCAGAGATGAaagacctggggagagagaggggtattcagagagacagagacagagacagagacagagacagagacagagagagagagagagagagagagagagagagagagagagagagagagagagagaggatttgggagATAATTACAGCATATACACAGTAACAAGAGAAGCCCATTAACCACATCCTTGCAATCTCAGGCataaattaaaatgtaaaacaataaattaaaaaaaagacaaaacaaaatCTCTCAACATTTAGTACTCTTATACTGCCGCACAAAttcacaagacaaacaaaatacAATATCCATGTGTGCCTGAGATTGTATATTTACCCACACCCAGCTCTCTCATAACGACACGcccttcaatgtgtgtgtgtgtgtgtgtgtgacacaaggCCATAATCATGATACATATCCCCCCCCAATAttaaaatctggtcaaaatgttccccccccccccaatatattgatataaaaatataaatgtgctacgctacgacaggcaaccacgcacgctgtcccaAATGATCAGAACATTTGTAATTcggcccccccaatgttgactccatggctacggccttggtgtgacagagtgtgtgtgtgtgtgtctcaccctgagTGCTGGtcttggacagtgtgtgtgtgtgtgtctcaccctgagTGCTGGtcttggacagtgtgtgtgtgtgtctcaccctgagTGCTGGtcttggacagtgtgtgtgtgtgtgtctcaccctgagTGCTGGtcttggacagtgtgtgtgtgtgtgtctcaccctgagTGCTGGtcttggacagtgtgtgtgtgtgtgtctcaccctgagTGCTGGtcttggacagtgtgtgtgtgtgtgtctcaccctgagTGCTGGtcttggacagtgtgtgtgtgtgtgtctcaccctgagTGCTGGtcttggacagtgtgtgtgtgtgtgtctcaccctgagTGCTGGtcttggacagtgtgtgtgtgtgtgtctcaccctgagTGCTGGtcttggacagtgtgtgtgtgtgtgtctcaccctgagTGCTGGtcttggacagtgtgtgtgtgtgtgtctcaccctgagTGCTGGtcttggacagtgtgtgtgtgtctcaccctgagTGCTGGtcttggacagtgtgtgtgtgtctcaccctgagTGCTGGTCTTGGACAGGGCGCTCAGGATGCCCTCAGGGGAGATGTCTACTCGAGACAGGATGCTGGCCAGGGCGGGGCTGGGCGGGGCCGGTTTGGAGGAAGATGATTGGccagagggggtggtgggggttctGGGAGAAGGCCGAGAGACAGGGCTCACTGCtgggaaggcagagagagagagaggcagggtcaaCTCACTGTTTTAACAACAACACTGacttatccatccatccattctcaATCTCTAACTCTCTGTTCATTTGTACGTTCGtttgacagaacacacacacacacacactgtataacaccatgacacacacactgtataacaccatgacacacacacacacacacacacactatataacacacacacactatataacaccatgacacacacactgtataacaccatgacacacgcacacacacactatataacacacacacacacacacactatataacaccatgacacacacacactgtatataactccatgacacacacacacacacactgtatataactccatgacacacacacacacactgtatataactccatgacacacacacacacactgtatataactccatgacacacacacacactgtatataacaccatgacacacacacacactgtatataactccatgacacacacacacacacacacactgtatataactccatgacacacacacacacacacacacacactgtatataacaccatgacacacacacacactgtatataactccatgacacacacacacacacactgtatataactccatgacacacacacacacactgtatataactccatgacacacacacacacacgcacacgcacacacacacacactgtatataactccatgacacacacacacacacactgtatataactccatgacacacacacacacacacacacactgtatataacaccatgacacacacacacactgtatataactccatgacacacacacacatacacacactgtatataacaccatgacacacacacacactgtatataactccatgacacacacacacacacacactgtatataacaccatgacacacacacactgtatataactccatgacacacgcacacacacacacactgtatataactccatgacacacacacacacctgtgttctTCATGGCGGACGTGATGGAGCTCAGTATGGAGCTGATCTTGCCCAGGTCCACATTGGCCAGGTTCAC comes from the Osmerus eperlanus chromosome 7, fOsmEpe2.1, whole genome shotgun sequence genome and includes:
- the rprd2b gene encoding regulation of nuclear pre-mRNA domain-containing protein 2 isoform X3 — encoded protein: MAADSEAASGHGARGSSAGLEASLDRRFQGVSNTMESIQGLSTWCIENKKYHSLIVRYWMKWLKKSDTNHRLNLFYLANDVIQNCKRKNAIVYRPAFAEVLPRAALLVTDVKVRRSVERIFTIWEERSVYPEELISLLKTTLARRERDKEKDKEREREKEKVKEKETTPVPASANPKAALKSKIVAEFTPQSFIEQLCGYKRVVAEEEMKEKQLTALRVDVGSTEALKRLKDKAEGNKFSKDFEDSSLKLQEFVSFLETQLSAGPPLLEALGNADVFYEMQYKEVKIVANAYNTFANRVSSLKRKLDALKSTLPGSEDSPVPSPSEDAPSPTGSDSPFLELGAGRGGSMTFDPELDGRAMDDGELGRAGDNRVLEDMELSEEETDTSIIVENKTDKTSCASKTTKPVQSAAASKPSPSPTPTKTPPDPFSKKTGPPAPAPAPAPAPAPTGAAAPSAGQGLDPSLGVNLANVDLGKISSILSSITSAMKNTAVSPVSRPSPRTPTTPSGQSSSSKPAPPSPALASILSRVDISPEGILSALSKTSTQGLSSLLQSVTGNPPSSSAPPSRSSPESSSAKAPPTSKPPLGNSLKRETGRTRDWEKERECSPPPPPPSAPAACVSPPSLESKINSFLQGNPGFSLGLGDGSPLLGGEGVDGTPVRDETGGTPTQDEIMDTLGGDPGGHNLSPTAYRSDPWDAVITPTGSSSDGNFLCSSSSSSQGQSYGGGKKVPAGKSSAKTKEVQALKTRKLSGSSSLSLAELKAKKEGHPLQGRFHAGERASGERRASAGSRKASSGSEDGGLGGRREEKGRGRQGGSPGREGAEGQYHRIETLVSPCTEGAPIHTLNYSNRLQPGERIQTVESIRVIGRGMRHGGGAGGRPGGGMWYEEGSYVEPPSPSHPHGAPPPLNASPDTCPPMPPPPPPHLLPPHPHTLLGHPPPPLGQPPTQFQMGYHGDNPQNHPAHLHQHPPPPSPFFSSPPPPIPRPPPPPMPQAPPHNRNFPGPPSAVMVGGVLVPVDRPLPLPPPSRPDGADRGGIGGPRGGKGGPVPLMLSLLGEPPKLPRSGTVKEHFTPRHAPPLHRPGAPGPPPPLLGRVKEGLNITPPSPTSSSTPPPPSPSGDTIPPRPQAPSLQRPPTSPPAVPRNPRRPSPPVSLLRLPNPSPRPPILPAPMSQRPLLRARGPPTHPNHDPHVFRGGKRPGPPFGRGQGAPFHPPKRPFLPPRY
- the rprd2b gene encoding regulation of nuclear pre-mRNA domain-containing protein 2 isoform X2 — its product is MAADSEAASGHGARGSSAGLEASLDRRFQGVSNTMESIQGLSTWCIENKKYHSLIVRYWMKWLKKSDTNHRLNLFYLANDVIQNCKRKNAIVYRPAFAEVLPRAALLVTDVKVRRSVERIFTIWEERSVYPEELISLLKTTLARRERDKEKDKEREREKEKVKEKETTPVPASANPKAALKSKIVAEFTPQSFIEQLCGYKRVVAEEEMKEKQLTALRVDVGSTEALKRLKDKAEGNKFSKDFEDSSLKLQEFVSFLETQLSAGPPLLEALGNADVFYEMQYKEVKIVANAYNTFANRVSSLKRKLDALKSTLPGSEDSPVPSPSEDAPSPTGSDSPFLELGAGRGGSMTFDPELDGRAMDDGELGRAGDNRVLEDMELSEEETDTSIIAVENKTDKTSCASKTTKPVQSAAASKPSPSPTPTKTPPDPFSKKTGPPAPAPAPAPAPAPTGAAAPSAGQGLDPSLGVNLANVDLGKISSILSSITSAMKNTVSPVSRPSPRTPTTPSGQSSSSKPAPPSPALASILSRVDISPEGILSALSKTSTQGLSSLLQSVTGNPPSSSAPPSRSSPESSSAKAPPTSKPPLGNSLKRETGRTRDWEKERECSPPPPPPSAPAACVSPPSLESKINSFLQGNPGFSLGLGDGSPLLGGEGVDGTPVRDETGGTPTQDEIMDTLGGDPGGHNLSPTAYRSDPWDAVITPTGSSSDGNFLCSSSSSSQGQSYGGGKKVPAGKSSAKTKEVQALKTRKLSGSSSLSLAELKAKKEGHPLQGRFHAGERASGERRASAGSRKASSGSEDGGLGGRREEKGRGRQGGSPGREGAEGQYHRIETLVSPCTEGAPIHTLNYSNRLQPGERIQTVESIRVIGRGMRHGGGAGGRPGGGMWYEEGSYVEPPSPSHPHGAPPPLNASPDTCPPMPPPPPPHLLPPHPHTLLGHPPPPLGQPPTQFQMGYHGDNPQNHPAHLHQHPPPPSPFFSSPPPPIPRPPPPPMPQAPPHNRNFPGPPSAVMVGGVLVPVDRPLPLPPPSRPDGADRGGIGGPRGGKGGPVPLMLSLLGEPPKLPRSGTVKEHFTPRHAPPLHRPGAPGPPPPLLGRVKEGLNITPPSPTSSSTPPPPSPSGDTIPPRPQAPSLQRPPTSPPAVPRNPRRPSPPVSLLRLPNPSPRPPILPAPMSQRPLLRARGPPTHPNHDPHVFRGGKRPGPPFGRGQGAPFHPPKRPFLPPRY